A genomic region of Trichothermofontia sichuanensis B231 contains the following coding sequences:
- a CDS encoding cation-translocating P-type ATPase produces MALPHQPIWTLPIAAVYESLATSPQGLSAAEAARRLAQFGANELPEPAHRPLWLRLTDQLTHFMALLLWVAGGLAFVSQMPELGWAIWAVIVINALFSFGQEFQAERALGALKKVLPMTVMVYRGGELRQIPARELVRGDVLQLEAGDRLSADARLVSADSLYLDASVLTGESLPVARNAYPVRLREAMALRNGKPLTRHGEHPLQERMNPAEIANLVLAGSTVVAGRGIAVVYATGAQTEFGQVAHLTTIVKREPSTLEIQVARIVRVITAIAIGMGVTVFLLSYWLVGMKATESFLFAIGIIVANVPEGLLPTVTLALALGVQRMARQNALVRRLSAVETLSATTVICTDKTGTLTKNEMTVRYLWLPWQAPATPVLAQPAQGEIAHSPDEDSSAPPLLAHTAPAPVNPPPISLQIEVTGSGYDPTRGMVVIPPDSAEDWNVHLLLAGAALCSNARLIHLTAPSRWQEIGDPTEAALLVAAAKAGLNLETLQRQFPRQRELPFDSRRRMMTVVLDWRSSTLWPIDSPYLAFTKGAPLEVLRHCQSILRRGQVQPLTAGDGDQVAAANDSLARQGFRVLAVAARQGGDALLQLRAQELEQDLTLVGLIAMFDPPRPEVPIAIAQCHQAGIKATMVTGDYGLTAAAIAQQIGLVGEPVRVVTGEGMGHLSDAQLRQILKYRTGLVFARMSPEHKLRLVEAYKQMGEVVAVTGDGVNDAPALRSAHIGIAMGMNGTDVAREAAEIVLTDDNFATIVSAVAQGRAIYQNIRKFMTYILASNIPEIVPFLAMVILRIPPALTILQILAVDLGTDMVPALALGAEPPAAGTMERPPRRQQDFLLDRALLLRAYGFLGMIEAILSMAGFFFVWGSHGYSLAELQQVTPAILTHRADPAVMAIYRQATTMTLAAIVACQVGNLFACRSSWADTARTAWTDLWHLSWRQNPLLWIGLGVECLALWAFIYIPPLRQVFGTAPLTAEQWLLLLLCPGLMVAAEAGRKRVVSR; encoded by the coding sequence ATGGCGCTCCCCCATCAGCCTATCTGGACCCTACCGATCGCTGCCGTCTACGAATCCCTGGCCACCAGTCCCCAGGGGTTATCAGCAGCAGAGGCAGCGCGGCGGTTGGCACAATTTGGAGCCAATGAACTACCGGAACCAGCCCACCGTCCCCTGTGGTTGCGTTTGACCGATCAACTGACCCACTTTATGGCACTGTTGCTCTGGGTGGCGGGGGGGTTGGCGTTTGTCTCCCAAATGCCAGAGTTGGGCTGGGCGATCTGGGCCGTGATCGTGATTAACGCCCTTTTCAGCTTTGGGCAAGAGTTTCAGGCTGAGCGGGCGCTGGGAGCCTTAAAAAAAGTGTTGCCGATGACTGTCATGGTCTACCGGGGGGGAGAATTGCGGCAGATCCCAGCCCGCGAGTTGGTACGGGGGGATGTGCTGCAACTGGAAGCGGGCGATCGCCTGTCCGCTGACGCACGGTTGGTGTCTGCCGATAGCCTCTATCTCGATGCTTCTGTCCTGACGGGGGAATCTCTGCCGGTGGCCCGCAATGCTTACCCGGTCCGGTTGCGCGAGGCAATGGCCCTGCGCAACGGCAAACCCCTGACTCGCCACGGCGAACATCCCCTCCAGGAACGGATGAATCCGGCGGAAATTGCCAACCTGGTCCTGGCAGGTTCAACGGTTGTTGCGGGTCGGGGCATCGCGGTTGTCTATGCCACGGGGGCACAGACGGAATTTGGCCAGGTGGCCCATCTGACGACGATCGTCAAGCGTGAACCCAGTACCCTGGAAATTCAGGTTGCCCGGATTGTCCGGGTGATTACGGCGATCGCGATCGGGATGGGGGTGACGGTCTTTCTGCTCAGCTACTGGCTGGTGGGCATGAAGGCCACGGAAAGCTTTTTGTTTGCGATCGGCATCATCGTCGCCAACGTACCGGAAGGCTTGCTCCCGACCGTAACCCTGGCCTTGGCCCTGGGGGTACAACGCATGGCCCGCCAGAACGCCCTCGTGCGTCGGCTCTCGGCAGTGGAAACCCTGAGTGCGACCACGGTCATTTGCACCGATAAAACGGGAACACTGACCAAGAATGAGATGACGGTCCGTTACCTGTGGTTACCCTGGCAGGCCCCTGCCACGCCCGTATTGGCCCAGCCTGCCCAAGGGGAAATCGCCCATTCCCCGGACGAGGATTCGTCGGCACCGCCGCTGCTGGCCCACACCGCGCCTGCCCCGGTCAATCCCCCCCCTATTTCCCTACAGATTGAAGTCACTGGCTCCGGCTACGATCCCACCCGTGGCATGGTTGTCATTCCGCCCGACTCCGCTGAAGACTGGAATGTTCACCTCTTACTGGCGGGGGCAGCCCTATGTTCCAATGCTCGCCTGATCCACCTGACGGCCCCTAGTCGCTGGCAGGAAATCGGCGATCCAACGGAAGCAGCCCTGCTGGTTGCGGCTGCGAAGGCAGGCTTAAATCTGGAAACCTTGCAACGCCAATTTCCCCGCCAGCGTGAATTGCCCTTCGACTCCCGCCGCCGCATGATGACCGTGGTTTTGGATTGGCGAAGCTCAACGCTATGGCCCATTGACTCTCCCTACCTGGCGTTTACCAAAGGAGCCCCCCTGGAAGTGCTCCGCCATTGTCAGTCCATCCTGCGTCGGGGTCAGGTGCAGCCCTTAACGGCAGGGGACGGGGATCAGGTTGCAGCCGCCAACGATAGTCTGGCACGGCAGGGATTTCGGGTGTTAGCGGTGGCTGCTCGCCAAGGGGGGGATGCCCTCCTCCAGTTACGCGCCCAGGAGTTGGAGCAGGACTTAACCCTGGTGGGCCTGATCGCCATGTTCGATCCCCCCCGACCAGAGGTGCCGATCGCGATCGCCCAATGTCACCAGGCCGGGATTAAGGCCACGATGGTCACCGGTGACTACGGCCTTACTGCTGCGGCGATCGCCCAGCAAATTGGCCTGGTGGGGGAGCCGGTGCGGGTGGTGACGGGGGAAGGCATGGGTCACCTGTCCGATGCCCAGTTGCGGCAGATCTTGAAATATCGCACGGGCCTCGTGTTTGCGCGGATGTCACCCGAACATAAGCTGCGGCTGGTGGAGGCGTACAAACAGATGGGCGAGGTGGTCGCCGTTACGGGGGATGGGGTGAATGATGCCCCGGCCCTGCGATCGGCCCATATTGGCATTGCGATGGGGATGAATGGGACCGATGTGGCCCGTGAAGCGGCAGAGATTGTGCTTACAGATGATAATTTCGCCACGATCGTCAGTGCCGTAGCCCAGGGACGGGCCATTTATCAGAATATCCGCAAGTTCATGACCTATATTTTGGCGTCCAACATTCCGGAAATTGTGCCCTTTCTGGCAATGGTTATCCTGCGCATCCCCCCCGCCCTGACGATTCTGCAAATTCTGGCAGTGGATTTAGGCACTGATATGGTCCCGGCTCTGGCGTTGGGGGCTGAACCACCGGCAGCCGGGACGATGGAACGTCCCCCCCGGCGGCAACAGGACTTTTTACTCGATCGCGCCCTTCTCCTGCGGGCCTATGGTTTCCTAGGGATGATCGAGGCGATCCTGTCAATGGCGGGCTTCTTCTTCGTCTGGGGGAGTCATGGCTATTCCCTTGCGGAGCTTCAGCAGGTCACCCCGGCTATCCTCACCCACCGCGCTGACCCAGCCGTCATGGCGATCTATCGGCAAGCCACCACGATGACCCTGGCAGCGATCGTCGCCTGTCAAGTGGGCAATTTGTTCGCCTGTCGCTCCTCCTGGGCAGACACGGCGCGAACAGCGTGGACTGACCTTTGGCACCTTTCCTGGCGTCAGAATCCCCTTTTGTGGATTGGGCTGGGGGTGGAATGCCTTGCACTCTGGGCATTTATCTATATTCCCCCCTTACGCCAGGTCTTTGGCACCGCCCCATTAACGGCTGAGCAATGGTTGTTGCTGCTCCTGTGTCCGGGTTTGATGGTGGCGGCGGAGGCGGGCCGGAAAAGGGTGGTTAGTCGCTGA
- a CDS encoding response regulator, translating to MKVLIVEDDKPVARTLKILLSSYNYAADIATDGYEGLQMADAYDYDLFLLDIMLPKLDGISLCKEFRAQGYQSPILLLTGQEASHTKAMALNAGADDYVVKPFDPEELIARVQALLRRSTVTHQTILSWGQLSIDPSTRKVAYGTHLVTVSPKEYAILELFLRKPQQALSASVILDHVWTSLEAPGEDVVRSHIKKLRRKLTALGAPKDFIKTLYRVGYQLNPLYASPPTPKGSEQPTLSQVAELNAVNEELRKTLEQLRSAQAELEQKHQELEVAYQTIAWERQQLKAAHDELEQRVEKRTAELLAANQTLQQQRDQWQALFEHALDAIAIADDNGHYLDVNPAACRLLGAPRQEVLRSRITHFAESEAKVQKAWHTLQQQGQLSDELRLMRPDGTVRDVHVNAIANFVPNHHLLIMRDASEQKRHEVERQQAVLSLQESERKLSTLINNLPGYVYRVANDLSFTPEFVSEGVFEITGYHQADYLHYRTTSCGQEIHPDDRDWVWDRIQQAVENHQPYECEYRIVTRSGEQKWVWRRGQGVYADDGKLLYLEGFVMDITDRKQAEQALRESEQRLQMILDNSPVAIYVLDAENRFLLANQMCAQLHRTPLPELLGKRLEDFWPPEDVDTLATHNRLVLETGQRLQVEEIVHDPDGRSRSYLAVKFPLWDAEGRPYAVCGISTDITDRKFLETQSYQAQRLESLGILASGIAHDLNNVLTPVLAISKLLQLQLPNLEPQFQEMLQVLEDSAKRGAGMIKQILTFTRGTDDERSPIAIGSLLQDVLRLLQQTVPETIVLQVTLPDPAPWLVAANAMHLHQAFMNLCVNACDAMPTGGTLSISLAPCRVDAALAQANLDAAVGEYVVVTIADTGVGIPPAIQSRIFDPFFTTKAPGQGTGLGLAIVLGIIKGYGGFIQILSEVGQGTQVKVYLPILRQPDCRNAPDSQTNPSPSPDALPSEGLGESVLVVDDDLDVRTTTQTLLTHYHYRVLAVSDGSSAIDLYTQHQAAIRLVILDITMPDMDGITLIQHLKAINPQVKIIAISGLPTQREPALAAGAIVFLAKPYTLDSLLDQVRALLAKDD from the coding sequence ATGAAGGTTTTGATTGTCGAGGATGATAAACCAGTTGCTAGAACTTTGAAGATTTTACTTTCTAGCTATAACTATGCTGCCGATATCGCTACTGATGGATATGAAGGTCTGCAAATGGCAGATGCCTATGATTATGACCTTTTTTTGTTAGATATTATGCTTCCTAAACTAGATGGCATTAGTCTATGCAAAGAATTTCGAGCACAGGGTTACCAAAGCCCAATTCTATTATTAACAGGCCAAGAGGCAAGTCATACAAAAGCGATGGCGCTCAATGCTGGCGCTGATGATTATGTTGTCAAGCCGTTTGATCCAGAGGAATTAATTGCCCGCGTGCAAGCCTTGTTGCGCCGGAGTACTGTTACCCATCAAACGATTTTAAGTTGGGGACAACTATCGATTGATCCCAGTACTCGTAAGGTGGCCTATGGCACCCATTTGGTCACTGTTTCACCAAAAGAATATGCTATTTTAGAATTGTTCCTACGCAAACCCCAACAAGCTCTCAGTGCCAGCGTTATTTTGGATCATGTTTGGACTTCCCTGGAAGCACCAGGCGAAGATGTTGTACGATCGCATATTAAAAAATTACGACGCAAACTTACGGCATTGGGTGCGCCTAAAGATTTTATTAAGACTCTTTATAGGGTTGGCTATCAATTAAATCCTCTCTACGCATCCCCGCCAACGCCAAAAGGATCGGAGCAACCGACTTTATCTCAGGTGGCTGAGTTGAATGCGGTTAATGAAGAATTACGCAAAACCCTGGAGCAACTGCGATCAGCCCAAGCTGAGTTAGAGCAAAAGCATCAAGAATTAGAGGTTGCCTATCAAACGATTGCCTGGGAGCGGCAACAACTGAAAGCGGCCCATGATGAACTGGAACAGCGGGTCGAAAAGCGCACGGCTGAATTGCTAGCAGCCAACCAAACCTTACAGCAGCAACGGGATCAGTGGCAAGCCTTGTTTGAACATGCCCTTGATGCGATTGCTATTGCCGATGACAACGGTCACTATCTTGATGTTAATCCCGCAGCCTGTCGGTTATTAGGTGCCCCAAGGCAAGAAGTTTTGCGATCGCGGATCACTCACTTTGCAGAATCAGAGGCAAAGGTTCAAAAGGCGTGGCACACCTTGCAGCAACAGGGACAATTATCGGATGAGTTGCGGCTGATGCGCCCGGATGGCACCGTTCGGGATGTTCACGTCAACGCGATCGCCAACTTTGTGCCCAATCATCATCTTTTGATTATGCGAGATGCGAGCGAACAAAAACGCCATGAAGTAGAGCGTCAGCAAGCAGTTTTGAGCCTACAGGAAAGTGAACGCAAACTCTCAACTTTAATCAACAACTTGCCGGGTTATGTCTACCGAGTTGCCAATGATCTCAGCTTTACTCCAGAATTTGTCAGCGAAGGTGTCTTTGAGATCACCGGTTATCATCAAGCAGACTATCTCCATTATCGGACAACCTCCTGTGGCCAGGAAATACATCCCGACGATCGGGATTGGGTCTGGGATCGGATACAACAGGCGGTTGAAAATCACCAACCTTACGAATGTGAATATCGGATAGTGACCCGATCGGGTGAGCAAAAATGGGTGTGGAGACGGGGGCAGGGGGTGTATGCTGACGACGGCAAGCTCCTCTATTTGGAGGGCTTTGTCATGGATATTACCGATCGCAAACAGGCCGAGCAGGCGCTGCGCGAGAGTGAACAACGGCTCCAGATGATTTTGGATAACTCGCCTGTCGCTATCTATGTATTAGATGCCGAAAACCGATTTCTGTTAGCGAATCAGATGTGTGCCCAACTGCATCGAACCCCGCTGCCAGAGCTACTGGGTAAACGTCTTGAGGACTTTTGGCCACCAGAGGATGTGGATACCCTGGCAACCCATAACCGGCTGGTCCTGGAGACCGGTCAACGCCTCCAGGTTGAAGAAATTGTCCATGATCCCGATGGTCGATCGCGCAGCTATCTTGCAGTTAAGTTTCCCCTCTGGGATGCGGAGGGTAGGCCCTATGCTGTCTGCGGAATTTCAACGGATATTACGGACAGGAAATTCTTGGAGACCCAGTCCTATCAAGCCCAACGTCTCGAAAGTTTAGGCATCCTAGCCAGTGGAATTGCCCACGATCTTAATAACGTCCTCACACCGGTTTTGGCTATCTCTAAGCTCTTGCAGTTGCAATTGCCCAACCTGGAGCCACAGTTTCAGGAAATGTTGCAGGTGCTCGAAGACAGTGCCAAGCGGGGGGCAGGGATGATCAAACAAATCCTTACCTTTACGCGCGGTACCGACGACGAGCGCAGCCCGATCGCCATTGGCTCTCTCCTCCAGGATGTACTGCGGCTGCTCCAACAAACGGTCCCTGAGACGATCGTCCTACAAGTAACCTTGCCTGACCCAGCCCCCTGGCTCGTAGCGGCCAATGCGATGCACCTCCACCAGGCGTTTATGAATCTCTGTGTCAATGCCTGTGACGCCATGCCGACTGGGGGAACCCTGTCTATTTCCCTGGCACCCTGTCGGGTTGATGCAGCCCTAGCCCAGGCTAACCTGGATGCAGCGGTGGGTGAGTATGTCGTTGTGACGATCGCGGATACGGGGGTGGGCATTCCCCCAGCAATTCAGTCCCGCATCTTTGATCCCTTCTTCACCACCAAGGCACCAGGGCAAGGCACCGGACTGGGCCTGGCGATCGTGCTGGGCATTATCAAGGGGTATGGTGGGTTTATCCAGATCTTGAGCGAAGTTGGCCAGGGCACCCAGGTGAAGGTGTACTTACCGATTCTTCGGCAGCCAGACTGTCGGAATGCACCAGACTCCCAGACTAATCCCAGTCCTAGCCCAGATGCCCTCCCCAGCGAGGGGCTAGGTGAATCTGTGCTGGTTGTCGATGATGATCTAGACGTACGGACAACGACCCAAACGCTGCTGACGCACTATCACTATCGGGTGTTGGCAGTCAGTGATGGGTCGAGCGCGATCGATCTCTATACGCAACATCAAGCCGCGATCAGACTGGTTATCCTCGACATCACGATGCCTGATATGGATGGCATTACCTTAATCCAACACCTGAAGGCCATTAACCCCCAAGTTAAGATCATTGCCATCAGTGGGCTGCCTACCCAGCGGGAACCTGCCCTAGCCGCTGGTGCGATAGTCTTTTTAGCCAAACCCTATACACTGGATAGTCTGCTGGACCAAGTTCGTGCGCTTCTGGCTAAAGACGATTAG
- a CDS encoding tetratricopeptide repeat protein: MDYQAFLAQLPELYSQWGQETVTPKSEAFQSIINTLSAATSPNILQLLNCTVGCLDANEVYCEVGPVQAATLVGALLNHPDCVAWTIGDFGPEGDPEIAFEALVNQLEQFGLADQVLLHSQTVDSFFYELRSLDQPQKIGVYYYRGPSDYRSQLLGLALAKEFLADQALIIVDNSDYEAVEQAIVDFMLLNPVCRSLIQLKNCPNRHSKNFYHTVHILGWDKQNNELLEFTEIERRNQKYFLEYLQRSNEKFIEKNNQLKQLLKEAASLHYAGHWIEAIKKYLAYLEENEYDAEAWHDLGMTFFKLGNYSDALRAVSTALNLDDAVALRHYSLGMVLQHSGQVDAAIAAYYQALERDPNMIDAYNNIGTLLMQQDRLSEAEAIYRQATVIKPDHFGAYLNLGNIAFVLQNYDAAIAAYETALRCKPGYPDSLMNLAIALEKKGDIQQANLYFAQAYEALGDYGSVIKYYQQYLNLVEDKSTISPDIYLGLANAYQIQNHFSEAIATCQEGAAFYPNDPEFALRLVHILQQAGQTQAAIQVARDASVQFPDNLALKLAIGLTLPVIYESEAEIEIYREHFIESLTQLVNQTPLDTELNRRQALKSLNYRTTFLLQYQGKDDRDLQRMYGEFVHRVMVTNYPQWSQPLSLPALSPGGRLRVGYVSDCLRFHTVGQLFIGWLKHADQNKFETYCYHLNAIQDQNTQKYRLYSRAFHHIPNDLEAVCQQIINDRLHILVFLDLGMYPLATQIAALRLAPIQCLTWGHPITSGLPTIDYFLSSDLMEPENGDEHYTEQLVRLPNISIAYEKPIVPEVENPRAEFGFAENDIIYLSCQSLFKYLPRYDFIFPAIAQQVKRARFAFISHSSQYITDILRERLYRAFKEFNLDYEQFCIILPRLNHQPYLRLNLAADIFLDTLSWSGGNTTLEAIACGLPVVTCPGEFMRGRHAYGILRQMGVTATIAHNESEYIEIAVRLGRDVAWRAEICQQMQAGQAQLYEDVTCVRALEDFYRQVTGL; encoded by the coding sequence ATGGACTATCAAGCATTTTTAGCACAATTACCAGAGTTATATAGCCAGTGGGGGCAAGAGACTGTTACTCCAAAATCTGAAGCCTTTCAATCCATCATCAATACGCTATCGGCAGCAACCAGCCCTAACATTTTACAACTTTTGAATTGTACCGTAGGCTGCTTGGATGCTAATGAAGTTTACTGCGAAGTCGGACCAGTCCAGGCTGCAACGCTAGTGGGTGCCTTGCTCAATCATCCTGATTGTGTCGCCTGGACAATCGGAGATTTTGGGCCAGAAGGTGATCCAGAAATAGCTTTTGAAGCATTGGTTAATCAACTAGAACAATTTGGCCTAGCTGATCAGGTGCTACTGCATAGCCAGACGGTTGACAGTTTTTTTTATGAATTACGCTCATTAGATCAGCCTCAAAAAATTGGAGTTTACTATTATCGTGGGCCTTCTGACTACCGATCGCAACTACTTGGCCTTGCCCTAGCTAAAGAGTTCTTGGCCGATCAAGCTCTAATTATTGTCGATAATAGTGATTATGAGGCGGTTGAACAGGCAATTGTCGATTTTATGCTCCTAAATCCGGTATGTCGTAGTCTGATACAACTAAAAAATTGTCCCAATAGACATTCAAAAAATTTTTATCATACTGTTCACATTCTGGGCTGGGATAAGCAAAATAATGAGCTTCTTGAATTTACAGAAATCGAACGTCGTAACCAAAAATACTTCCTGGAGTATCTGCAAAGGTCCAATGAAAAGTTTATCGAAAAAAATAATCAGTTAAAACAGCTTCTCAAAGAGGCAGCTTCACTTCATTATGCAGGGCATTGGATAGAAGCGATCAAGAAATATCTGGCGTACTTAGAGGAAAATGAGTATGATGCAGAAGCCTGGCATGATCTCGGTATGACTTTTTTCAAATTAGGAAACTATAGTGATGCTTTGCGGGCTGTGAGTACTGCACTCAACCTTGATGACGCTGTAGCTCTCAGACACTATAGTCTGGGTATGGTTTTGCAGCATAGTGGTCAGGTAGATGCCGCGATCGCTGCTTATTATCAGGCGCTTGAACGTGATCCCAATATGATTGATGCCTATAATAATATAGGCACCTTGCTAATGCAACAAGATCGCTTAAGTGAAGCTGAGGCAATCTATCGGCAGGCTACAGTCATTAAACCCGATCATTTTGGGGCTTATCTCAATCTGGGAAATATTGCCTTTGTTTTGCAAAATTATGACGCTGCGATCGCTGCTTATGAAACAGCACTACGTTGTAAGCCAGGTTATCCTGATAGCCTCATGAATCTGGCGATCGCGCTAGAGAAGAAAGGCGATATTCAGCAAGCTAATCTATATTTTGCTCAAGCCTATGAAGCCCTAGGAGATTATGGCTCTGTTATCAAATACTACCAACAGTATTTAAATCTAGTTGAAGATAAATCAACAATTTCACCTGATATTTATCTGGGATTGGCTAATGCCTATCAGATTCAAAATCATTTTTCAGAAGCGATCGCTACCTGCCAAGAGGGGGCAGCTTTCTACCCCAACGATCCAGAATTTGCCCTGAGGCTGGTTCATATTTTACAACAAGCAGGACAAACACAAGCAGCGATCCAGGTTGCCCGCGATGCCTCAGTTCAATTTCCGGATAACCTGGCCTTAAAACTGGCGATCGGACTAACGTTACCGGTGATTTATGAATCAGAAGCCGAAATTGAGATCTACCGTGAACATTTTATCGAGTCCTTGACCCAATTAGTCAATCAAACTCCGTTAGACACAGAATTAAACCGCCGACAAGCCCTGAAAAGTCTCAACTATAGAACAACGTTCTTACTACAATATCAGGGCAAGGACGATCGGGATCTCCAAAGGATGTATGGCGAGTTTGTCCATCGTGTTATGGTGACAAACTATCCCCAATGGTCACAGCCCTTATCCCTGCCTGCGCTTAGCCCTGGTGGCCGTCTTCGCGTTGGCTATGTTTCTGATTGTTTACGTTTCCATACAGTCGGTCAACTTTTTATTGGTTGGCTCAAGCACGCTGATCAAAACAAATTTGAGACTTATTGCTATCACTTGAATGCGATCCAGGATCAAAATACGCAGAAATATCGATTGTATAGCCGTGCCTTTCACCATATCCCCAATGATCTGGAAGCCGTTTGCCAGCAAATCATTAACGATCGTCTCCACATTCTCGTTTTTCTAGATCTGGGAATGTATCCGCTGGCGACTCAGATTGCCGCCTTGCGGCTAGCCCCAATCCAGTGTTTGACCTGGGGCCATCCGATTACTTCTGGCTTACCCACGATCGACTATTTCTTGAGTAGTGATCTCATGGAGCCAGAGAATGGGGATGAACATTATACGGAACAACTGGTTCGCCTGCCCAACATTAGCATTGCCTACGAGAAACCGATTGTCCCTGAAGTTGAAAATCCCCGTGCCGAATTTGGATTTGCGGAGAACGATATTATTTATCTATCCTGTCAATCATTATTTAAGTATTTACCGCGATATGATTTTATTTTTCCCGCGATCGCGCAGCAAGTCAAGCGGGCGCGTTTCGCTTTTATCTCCCATTCCAGTCAATATATTACCGATATCCTTCGAGAACGGCTATACCGGGCATTTAAGGAATTTAATTTAGATTACGAGCAATTTTGCATTATTTTGCCACGATTAAATCACCAACCTTATCTGCGCTTAAACCTAGCTGCGGATATTTTTCTTGACACTTTGAGTTGGTCTGGGGGCAATACAACCCTAGAGGCGATCGCGTGTGGGTTACCGGTGGTGACCTGTCCGGGTGAATTTATGCGGGGACGCCATGCCTACGGGATTTTGCGGCAAATGGGGGTGACAGCGACGATCGCCCATAATGAATCGGAATATATTGAAATTGCAGTGCGCTTAGGCCGGGATGTGGCGTGGCGGGCGGAAATCTGTCAGCAAATGCAAGCCGGTCAGGCGCAATTATATGAAGATGTCACCTGTGTGCGGGCGTTGGAAGATTTTTATCGGCAAGTGACGGGTTTATGA
- a CDS encoding S1 RNA-binding domain-containing protein translates to MSSKSPRPQSAVAEFSMEDFAKALEQHDYQFQKGQTIRGKVYSHEPDGVYVDIGAKSLAFLPRQETALSATADLTQLLPLQEEREFLIVREQNADGQVMLSLRQLALKQAWDTLLALQASNQTITVRVTGTNKGGLIVDAQGLRGFIPRSHLSLRDELETFVGQSLTVTFLTVDPEAKKLVLSERLASRSANISRLAIGQLVEGTIVSIKPYGLFVDIGGTTALLHIKQISQTYIASLPVLFEIGQTIKAVIVDLDEWKGRVSLSTRVLEKHPGELLESLATVMAEAEDRAQKLGMAAIGAGE, encoded by the coding sequence ATGAGTTCCAAATCACCCCGCCCCCAGTCTGCTGTTGCCGAATTTTCGATGGAAGACTTCGCCAAGGCCCTAGAGCAGCATGACTACCAGTTCCAAAAAGGACAAACAATTCGGGGAAAAGTCTACAGCCACGAACCCGATGGCGTTTACGTTGATATCGGGGCTAAGTCCCTCGCTTTTCTGCCCCGTCAGGAGACCGCCCTTAGCGCTACAGCGGATTTGACCCAACTCTTGCCGCTCCAGGAAGAACGGGAATTCCTGATCGTCCGGGAACAGAATGCGGATGGTCAGGTCATGTTGTCGCTGCGCCAATTGGCCCTGAAACAAGCCTGGGATACCCTCCTGGCGTTACAGGCCAGTAACCAGACAATCACCGTGCGGGTAACGGGCACGAATAAGGGCGGTTTGATTGTGGATGCCCAGGGCCTACGGGGTTTTATTCCCCGATCGCACCTGAGCCTGCGGGATGAGTTGGAAACCTTCGTGGGCCAAAGTTTAACCGTGACGTTTCTTACGGTGGACCCAGAGGCGAAAAAACTGGTCCTCTCGGAACGTTTGGCCTCGCGATCAGCCAACATCAGCCGACTTGCGATCGGCCAATTGGTAGAAGGCACGATCGTCAGCATTAAACCCTATGGCTTGTTTGTAGATATCGGCGGCACCACCGCCCTCCTGCACATTAAGCAAATCAGTCAGACCTATATTGCTTCCTTGCCCGTGCTGTTTGAAATTGGCCAAACGATCAAGGCAGTGATTGTGGATTTGGATGAGTGGAAAGGTCGGGTTTCCCTGTCAACGCGGGTGCTGGAGAAACATCCTGGTGAGTTGTTGGAGTCGTTGGCCACGGTGATGGCGGAGGCGGAGGATCGGGCACAGAAGCTGGGTATGGCCGCGATCGGGGCGGGGGAGTAG